In Pseudomonas sp. PDNC002, the DNA window GATGGGCGAATGAATGTCCTCGGCGAGGATGCGACCCAGGGCGCTTTCCAGGTCCACGCGCACGATCGGTGGCGCCGGGGGGACGAAGTCCCTCAGCGCGGCGATGGCTTCGTCCACCGGACGCAACCCGGAGCCGGAACAGCCGCAGCCGCTCATGACCGGGTACCGCAGGCCAGCACTGGGCGCTCAGGCAGGCGCTTGAGATGGGGAACGAAATTGCAGGGTTTGGTGCGGCTGTCCAACTGCTGGACGAGGATCTTTTCCCACGCTGTCAGGCAGGCCCCCGTGGAGCCGGGCAGGCAGCAGATCAGCGTGCCGTTGGTGATGCCGGCGATGGCGCGGGACTGAATGGTGGAGGTGCCGATCTCTTCCATGGATACCTGGCGGAACAGCTCGCCAAAACCATCCACGGTGCGCTCCAGCAGCGGGGCGACAGCTTGCGGGGTGTTGTCGCGGGCGGTGAAGCCGGTGCCGCCGGTGATCAGGCCGACCTGGACCTTGGGGTCGGCAATCCAGGCCGAGACCACGGCGCGGATCTGGTAGATGTCGTCGATAACCAGCCGGCGCTCGGCGAGAGCATGGCCGGCGCGTTGCAGCGAGGTGACCAGGGCCTGGCCGGAGGTATCGTTGTGCAGGCTGCGGGTATCGCTGACGGTGAGGACCGCAATCTCCAGCGGCTGGAATTCCTGGGTGCTCAGATGGCTCATGAGGGGTTCTCCGATTCGGAGCAAAAGGGCTGGCGCCAGCCTGCGCCCCTTCTCCCCTGTCGCCCATTCCTCCTAGGAGGTACTGCTCCGGCGCGTGCGGGGCATCGCCCTCGCCGTGCTTTCAAACCGGGGAGCGCGCCTATAGGAACAATGGTCTTTTCGGGGAAGTCCGTGCCGATGCTTTCCCCTCACCCCAGCCCTCTCCCCAGGGAGAGGGAGCCGTCCGTAGCGGCTGACGCAAGGGTTTCATCCTGTTCCGAACAGTTCCCTAGAGGGGCTCTTGATCTTTGTAGGAGCGGACCTTGTCCGCGAACTCCATCGCGGCGGCGCGTTATCCACCCAGTGAAGAAGCGGTTGAACGCAAGAACCGGCAGACCTTGATCGCCTGAGCAGCGGCAAAGCTTCGCGGACAAGGTCCGCTCCTACGAAAGCAGTGACGGCGGAGCCAGCCGGAAGTGACGTCGGAGGCAGCCGGATGTGACGGCGGAGCCAGCCGGATCAGCTCTTCCAGCGATCGGCGGCGGCCTGGTCGCTGCAGCGGCCTTCGACCCAGCGCGGGCCGTCGGTGGTGTCTTCCTTCTTCCAGAACGGCGCGCGGGTCTTCAGGTAGTCCATGACGAAGTTGCAGGCATCGAATGCCGCCTGGCGGTGGGCGCTGGCGGCGCCGACGAAGACGATGGGTTCGCCCGGCTCCAGGCGGCCGATGCGGTGGAGGATTTCCAGACGCAGCAGCGGCCAGCGCTCATTGGCTTCGATCTCGATCTTGGCGAGGGCCTTTTCGGTCATCCCGGCGTAGTGCTCGAGGAACATGCCGCCCACTTCGCGGCCGTCGTTGAAATCACGCACGTAGCCGACGAAGCCGACCACCGCACCGACGCCGACGTTGGCGG includes these proteins:
- the moaB gene encoding molybdenum cofactor biosynthesis protein B; protein product: MSHLSTQEFQPLEIAVLTVSDTRSLHNDTSGQALVTSLQRAGHALAERRLVIDDIYQIRAVVSAWIADPKVQVGLITGGTGFTARDNTPQAVAPLLERTVDGFGELFRQVSMEEIGTSTIQSRAIAGITNGTLICCLPGSTGACLTAWEKILVQQLDSRTKPCNFVPHLKRLPERPVLACGTRS
- the moaE gene encoding molybdopterin synthase catalytic subunit MoaE, with the protein product MAIRVQPAAFDPGAELNAMHAANVGVGAVVGFVGYVRDFNDGREVGGMFLEHYAGMTEKALAKIEIEANERWPLLRLEILHRIGRLEPGEPIVFVGAASAHRQAAFDACNFVMDYLKTRAPFWKKEDTTDGPRWVEGRCSDQAAADRWKS